CGACGCTCATCGTGTCGTCGGTCATCGGGAGGACGAGGCGCTCGCGCTCGCGCTCCGGGAGGCGGGCGTCGATGCGCTCGACGAGTTCGTCGAGGTTGATGGCCTCCAGTCCGCTCACCGCGACGGGGTTCGGCGCGAGGGCGGACAGCGCCGCCATCTTCTCGTCGAGTTCGTCGTCGTCGACCGCATCGCGCTTGTTGAACACGGTGACGATGGGCGCCTCGTTGCGCTCGTAGAGGGTGTCGTGACACGTCGTCAGTTTCTCCCGGATCTCGTCGATGGACTCGCTGGCGTCCACCACGAGGAGCACGAGGTCGGCCTGATAGACGGACTCCAGCGTGGACTTGAACGACTCCACGAGCCAGTGCGGGAGGTCGCTGATGAATCCCACCGTGTCCGTCAGCAGGACGTTCCGGCGCTCCATCTCCAGTCGGCGCGTCGTCGTCCCGAGTGTCGTGAACAGTTTGTCCTGGGACTCCGCCGTCGTGTCGAGGTCCGGGTGGAGGTCTTCGTTCTCGTCGACGTCCACGTCCTCGGCGAGGCGGCGCAGGAGCGTCGACTTCCCGGCGTTCGTGTAGCCCGCCAGCGCCACCAGGTCGAAGCCGGACTCGCGGCGCGTCTCGCGGCGCTGCTGTTCGGTCTTCTCGATGTTCTCCAGTTCGTCCCGAATCCGGGAGATGCGGGCCTTGATGTCCTGCTCCCGGCTCTCGTCGTACTCCCCGAGTCCCATGAACCCGGGGCGCTCGTCGCGCTGCGCGAGGCTCGTCTTCGCCTCCGCGCGCGGCAGTTCGTACCGGAGTTCGGCGAGTTCGACCTGCAGTTGTGCCTTCCGCGTGTGCGCTCGCTGCCCGAAGATGTCCAGAATCAGCCGGAACCGGTCGACGACCTCCGTGTCCTCGGGGAGGTTCTGGCCGAGGTTGTACGTCTGGTACGGCCCGAGTCGGTTGTCGAACACCACGCGGTCCGCGTCCGTCTCGTCGACGACGACCGCGAGTTCCTCGACCTTTCCCTCGCCGAGTTGGAGCGCGGGGTCCGCCGTCCGCGATTGGGTCACCTCCGCGGCGACCTCGTAGCCCGCCGCTCGCACGAGGTCGCGAATCTCCTCGGTCTCCGGTGTGCCGTCGTCCACGCGCTTCGCGACGACCGCCGTCTCCGTGGCTGTTCCCGTCACTTGTCCGGTGATACGGTCCGGCGCTACTTAATCCCACGGCGGCCCGCGACCGCCGCGCAGTCACCCGTCGACGGGCAAAAGAGACTTACCAGTTGGTTGCGGAGTGGTAGCTATGGTAGACGTCAATCTGACCTCTCTCGGCCTCGAGTTCGGTGGTGGCGCCGGCATCGGAGCCATCATCGGGTTCGCGGCGAAGAAGGTCGCGAAACTCATCGCGGTGCTGGTCGGCCTCGAGCTCGCGCTGTTCAAGTTCCTCGAATCCCGGGGCATCATCACCGTCGACTGGGAGCGACTCACCGCCGGGATGGTCGACGCCACTCAGATGGGCGCGAACGGCGCACCGCCGTCGTGGGTGAACACGCTCCTCTCGACGCTCTCCGTGAGCGCCGGCTTCACGGGCGGGTTCCTGCTCGGCTTCCGGCGCGGATAGTTAGCGCGTCTTCAGGTCGTCCTTGTCCTTGATTATCTGCGTCTCGCCCTCGCCGGAGGACACCTCGTTCACGCGCTCGTAGAAGTCGTTTTGCATCCCCGCGGGGAACGTCAACACGCCCACCCACGAGCCGTCGGCCTGCCACTCCTCGCGCTCTAACTCGCCGAACTCGCGGAGTTTCGCCTGTCCGCTGCCCGCGTAGTCCGCCGGCAGCGAGACGGCGACGGTGACCTCCTCGAAGCGAATCGGAATCACGGGCCGGAGCGCGTCGAGCGCGTCGTCGACCTGCTGTTCGGCGGGCTCCATCGGGTCGACCGTGAAGCCGGCCTCCTCGAGCGCGCTCTCGATGCGCTCGGGCGGGTGGGGCGCGTCGTCCATCTGGGGGTTGATGGCGTTCCGCGAGATGGTGTTGATGAGTTTGCGCTTCTTGCGCTCTTGCATCTCCTCGCGTTGCTCGGCCGTAATCTGAATCTCCCCGCGCTCGATGACCTCCGGAATGATCTCCATCGGGTCGGTCGTCCCGAACACCTCCTCTAGGTCCTCCTCGGCGGGTCGGTCGCCCCGCGACGCGTTCTCGAACACGTCGCGGGCGGCGATGACGTCCTCCAGTTCGCCCTCGAACTCGCCGCGTTTGATTTCGAGTGCCGCGTCCGGGTCCACGAGCACCTCGAAGCGCTCGCCGTGTGTCTCGAGGCGCGCCGTCACGGCCTCGTCGAGTGAAATCATACCCCACCATTGGGTGGTCCGCTAAAAAGCCCTTTTCCCGCGCGCCGCCGCTGTCGGGCCGTCGGCTACTCCTCGGTCTCCTCGTCCTCCGCACTCGTCTCGTCGCTTTCCTCGCCTTCGTCCGCCTCGGGGAGGAGTTCGTGCTCGCCGAGGTACTCGCGAATCTCGTCGTCGGACAGT
The nucleotide sequence above comes from Halobacterium litoreum. Encoded proteins:
- the hflX gene encoding GTPase HflX; this encodes MTGTATETAVVAKRVDDGTPETEEIRDLVRAAGYEVAAEVTQSRTADPALQLGEGKVEELAVVVDETDADRVVFDNRLGPYQTYNLGQNLPEDTEVVDRFRLILDIFGQRAHTRKAQLQVELAELRYELPRAEAKTSLAQRDERPGFMGLGEYDESREQDIKARISRIRDELENIEKTEQQRRETRRESGFDLVALAGYTNAGKSTLLRRLAEDVDVDENEDLHPDLDTTAESQDKLFTTLGTTTRRLEMERRNVLLTDTVGFISDLPHWLVESFKSTLESVYQADLVLLVVDASESIDEIREKLTTCHDTLYERNEAPIVTVFNKRDAVDDDELDEKMAALSALAPNPVAVSGLEAINLDELVERIDARLPERERERLVLPMTDDTMSVVSWVHDHAYVRDVNYGDEEVVIDFEARPTIVERSHAKASELVAEA
- a CDS encoding FUN14 domain-containing protein; this encodes MVDVNLTSLGLEFGGGAGIGAIIGFAAKKVAKLIAVLVGLELALFKFLESRGIITVDWERLTAGMVDATQMGANGAPPSWVNTLLSTLSVSAGFTGGFLLGFRRG
- a CDS encoding ribosome assembly factor SBDS, giving the protein MISLDEAVTARLETHGERFEVLVDPDAALEIKRGEFEGELEDVIAARDVFENASRGDRPAEEDLEEVFGTTDPMEIIPEVIERGEIQITAEQREEMQERKKRKLINTISRNAINPQMDDAPHPPERIESALEEAGFTVDPMEPAEQQVDDALDALRPVIPIRFEEVTVAVSLPADYAGSGQAKLREFGELEREEWQADGSWVGVLTFPAGMQNDFYERVNEVSSGEGETQIIKDKDDLKTR